The following proteins come from a genomic window of Miscanthus floridulus cultivar M001 chromosome 2, ASM1932011v1, whole genome shotgun sequence:
- the LOC136521347 gene encoding phosphatidylinositol 4-phosphate 5-kinase 1-like, with product MAGTETSAGNTQRGNTLPNGDIYVGNFAGLVPHGFGKYMWTDGTLYYGEWDTSKMTGRGVIQWPSGASYDGDLCGGFIDGTGTFKGVDGSVYKGAWRMNKKHGMGTMVYAIGDTYEGLWNEGLPDGFGKYTWVDGNIYIGGWKSGKMNGRGVMQWTNGDTLDCNWLNGLAHGKGFCKYASGACYIGTWDRGLKDGHGMFYQQGSKMPCNLEVSECVSDHDISSSSSSGNENINSGLLFLFQKLCNTWRLCSLFHWPRRISNGTTPVFYDNSGNNLSQDSSTEPLATDNCVQDSGVDKVLVYEREYVQGVLISEKPKCHDSGMLDSGKTQEHTWQKQAGGPMETIFKGHRSYYLMLNLQLGIRYTVGKITPVPLREVRSNDFGPRARIRMYFPTEGSQYMPPHHSVNFFWKDYCPMVFRNLREMFHIDAADYMMSICGDDSLKELSSPGKSGSIFYLSQDERFVIKTLRKAELKILLKMLPKYYSHVRAYDNTLITKFFGVHRITLKGGRKVRFVVMGNMFCTELRIHRKYDLKGSTQGRSTKKQNINENTTLKDLDLSYVFHVDKPWRDALFRQISLDCMFLESQSIIDYSMLLGIHFRAPYNLKTSSSQQSSLERCGIPDSELLQYEEKSSWKGFLLVAHEPGTTVGGSHIRGSMVRASEAGSEEVDLVLPGTGRFRVQLGVNMPARARKVHEDMNTELENPNTIEEYDVVLYLGIIDILQEYNMSKRVEHAVKSLKFDPLSISAVDPNSYSKRFVKFLESVFPEQD from the exons ATGGCCGGTACAGAGACAAGCGCAGGGAACACCCAGAG GGGGAATACCCTTCCAAATGGTGACATCTATGTTGGCAACTTTGCTGGTTTAGTTCCTCATGGATTTGGAAAGTATATGTGGACAGATGGAACTCTTTATTATGGCGAGTGGGATACAAGCAAGATGACTGGTAGAGGAGTAATTCAGTGGCCGTCAGGTGCTTCATATGATGGAGATCTCTGTGGAGGTTTCATTGATGGAACAGGCACTTTCAAAGGAGTTGATGGATCTGTTTATAAAGGTGCTTGGAGGATGAACAAAAAACATGGAATGGGCACAATGGTTTATGCCATCGGTGATACTTATGAAGGTTTATGGAACGAGGGCTTGCCAGATGGATTTGGTAAATATACATGGGTTGATGGCAACATCTACATTGGAGGCTGGAAATCTGGTAAAATGAATGGCAGAGGAGTGATGCAATGGACAAATGGCGATACTCTTGACTGTAATTGGCTTAATGGACTGGCTCATGGAAAAGGTTTTTGTAAATATGCATCAGGAGCATGTTACATTGGTACATGGGACAGGGGACTCAAGGATGGACATGGTATGTTTTATCAACAAGGAAGTAAAATGCCTTGTAACCTTGAAGTGTCTGAGTGTGTATCAGATCACGATATTTCAAGTTCTTCGAGCTCTGGTAATGAAAATATCAATAGTGGCTTATTATTTTTATTCCAAAAACTTTGCAACACATGGAGACTATGCAGCCTTTTCCATTGGCCCAGACGTATTTCAAATGGCACCACACCAGTTTTTTATGATAATTCTGGAAACAATTTGTCACAAGATTCATCTACTGAGCCCTTGGCAACTGATAATTGTGTCCAAGATAGTGGAGTTGATAAAGTATTGGTCTATGAAAGAGAATATGTACAAGGAGTACTTATCTCGGAAAAGCCAAAATGCCATGATTCCGGAATGCTGGATAGCGGTAAAACACAGGAGCATACCTGGCAAAAGCAAGCTGGAGGTCCCATGGAGACTATTTTCAAAGGCCACAGGAGCTATTACCTAATGCTTAATTTGCAACTTGGCATTAG GTATACGGTAGGTAAAATCACCCCTGTGCCTTTGCGTGAAGTCCGTTCAAATGATTTTGGACCTCGAGCACGGATAAGAATGTACTTCCCTACTGAAGGCTCGCAGTATATGCCTCCACACCACTCTGTCAATTTCTTTTGGAAGGATTATTGCCCTATGGTATTCCG gaatcttcgAGAAATGTTCCACATTGATGCTGCAGATTACATGATGTCCATATGTGGTGATGACAGTCTGAAAGAGCTTTCTTCACCCGGGAAAAGTGGCAGTATTTTCTATCTTTCACAGGATGAACGTTTTGTCATAAAAACCTTGAGAAAAGCTGAGCTGAAG ATACTGTTGAAGATGCTTCCAAAATATTACAGTCATGTCAGAGCTTATGATAATACGCTCATTACAAAATTTTTTGGCGTGCACAGGATTACTCTGAAAGGCGGCAGAAAG GTTCGCTTTGTTGTGATGGGAAATATGTTCTGCACTGAGCTGCGAATTCATCGTAAGTATGACTTGAAGGGTTCTACACAAGGCCGatcaacaaaaaagcaaaatataAATGAGAACACAACTCTGAAGGACCTTGACCTTTCATATGTTTTTCATGTGGATAAACCATGGCGGGACGCACTTTTCAG gcaaatatcacttgattgtatGTTCTTGGAATCCCAGTCTATCATCGATTATAGCATGCTCTTGGGGATCCATTTTAGAGCTCCCTATAACCTGAAGACATCTTCATCACAACAGAGCAGTCTTGAAAGATGCGGAATTCCAG ATAGTGAACTGTTGCAATATGAGGAAAAAAGTTCCTGGAAGGGATTTTTGCTTGTTGCTCATGAGCCAGGCACTACAGTTGGTGGTTCCCACATAAGAGGAAGCATGGTTAGAGCATCGGAAGCTGGTTCTGAAGAAGTTGATCTTGTTTTGCCAGGCACCGGACG GTTTCGTGTGCAGTTAGGGGTGAATATGCCAGCTCGAGCTCGGAAAGTGCACGAGGACATGAACACGGAACTTGAAAACCCAAATACCATTGAGGAGTACGATGTTGTTCTTTACCTTGGTATTATAGACATATTACAGGAGTACAATATGTCAAAAAGGGTCGAGCATGCAGTCAAATCACTCAAGTTCGATCCCCTTTCAATATCAGCTGTTGATCCGAATTCGTATTCAAAACGATTTGTAAAATTCCTTGAGAGTGTTTTCCCTGAACAAGACTGA